DNA sequence from the Fibrobacter sp. UWB11 genome:
CAATAAGCATTCCGTTGAACGAATCCATCTGGCATATAAACTCATTTACCAAAGTCACTTCCCAGTGATTTTTCACATTGCTACGATTATCAAAAAAGCTATCAGCCTCGTCAACGAAAAGAATGGCATCACTCTGTTCAGCCTCTCTGAACATTTCACGAATATTGCGTTCCGTATCGCCCACAATGCCGCCAAGAATATCGCTTGCGCGTTTCACAAGCAAATCTCGTCCAAGAATATCATGAGCAATATGCTTTGCATAAGCCGACTTCCCCGTTCCCGGAGGGCCATACAAAAAGATATTCAAGTTTTCTCTGCGTCCATTCAATTTTGAAGCACGCCATTGCGCATCGAAATTTTTGAGCATCGGAACGACATAATCAATATTCTTTACATCCCCGCTAGAAATGCGGACACATTCCATATTATACTCGTTTCCTTTAGCCTCTTGCGAACCCATCGATATGCCCAAAAGTTTGGCATGAGACGTCGCAATTTCACGAACCACATTCAACGGGGAAAAATCCGCTGCCTGCATCCGCTGCGCCTGACGAACCGCCAAAGTAATACTCCCCGCCATCACGGGAATTTCCTTGGCGATATTTTCTATTTCGTCATTACACAAAATCGATTCCGCCTGTTGCGCTTTAAGAACAGACTGCCAAATCGCAACGCGTTCCTTATTACTGAACGTGAAAAATTCCAGCGAATAGTCAAACCGGCGACGAGTACTATTTTCAATACACGCAATATTATTCGTTATCCAAATGACAGGCGTTTTCAGATTTTCAAAAATGATATTCAGCAAACCTTTCTCCGCTTGGTTCAAAACCAAATCAGCCTCGTCCATCAAGATTACGCCACCACCCCGCTCACATTCCCAATCAGCAAGCAACATAGAACGCAAACGAGTCTGCAAAAGGGATTCCTTATCCATAGATTCATCGCCCATGCCCACAGCAAGCAAAGGGACATTCAACTCCTGAGCAAGCGCTTTCGCAAGTTCCGTTTTTCCAGTTCCTTCACGACCGTAAAAAAGGATGTTAAGAGGAGCGCCCTTCTGATGAGTTTTCAGCATCTGCAAAACAAAGGACGCCCGCGGATTCGTCTTGGAAATCTGAGCATAATCGACGCAAGGCTTTGGCGCCGTTTTCAAATCCATAATCCTCGACATATCCGAAAAGCCATACAGAAAATCGCTAACCTCGTTCGCCAAATACAGTTCACGTCGCTTGATTCTTAAATCCGAATTTCGGAACGACTCCTCCATACACACCAACTGGAACTTGATAAGAGCACTCTCCTTAGAACAAAGATTATGCAGCACAGTCGAATCAAGCCCCGCAATCAAAGAAATTCGCCTAAACGATCCCCGTTCGGACGGATCAAAGTAATCAAACATCTTTGAGATCTTTTCAACCTTAAAAAACATATTATGATGATCGCGCAGCCATAAATACAGCACAAGATCCAGGGCTTCATCCGAAAGATGGAAAAGACGCTTCAATTCAAAAGCCCTCTGCATCGACACATCACTTTCATCGCATCCACCAGCAAGCCAGTTTGCTGAACACTCTTGAATCGACTGAGAGAGCAACTGACGTGTATAAGCATCACCATCGCCCCAATGAGCAACAAAGTCCAGAAAATGCCTAGCAAAAATGATTCTTCGGCTTTTATGGAATTCTTCGAGAAGGTCCTTTGCCTTGTACCACTTATCCTCAATCTCCGTCGTAATTCCAGTAGGAAGTTCAATGCATTCACGGGATTCATACACTCTATCCAAAAAAGTCGCAACGCATTCATCCGTCATATACTTGTCGCAAAAGACTCTACAATCCCCATCTGGATAATACCGCATAAAGCGGCTCCAAAATTCCATGATTTTCAAGTCCATAAAAGTCGGCTGACCGCTCAGAGACTTTTCAGAGACACCTTCTTTACCAAGCATTTCGCGCTTATTTTTAAAATAATTTTCAATTGTATTTTCGTAATGTAACTGCATGGTTTTAACCTCAATTTTGCACCATGCAATATAAAAGAAACGCACGACAATTGATGTCGTGCGAGAAGAAAAGTTAAAAAGGTTTAAAATTTATGTTTGGTTCACTGCGTCATTTACAATATTTTCAACCTTTTTATACACATCGCATAGTTCACTTACAATTTTTCCATCATCACAAGCATCTAATTCTTTTACAACTACATACCATTTCCCACTAGTTTTATCGTCCTTCAATATTTCAAATGTATCTTTAAGTTTTGGACGATATAAATTAATCCTATTCTTTTGATTATCCCATTTCCAGATAGATACAGAGATATTAAACCTGTTTTCTACAAGACTAGTAAATCCAGCTTCAATTCCCAATTCATATTGTTTATCACCTTTCTTAAAATGACCACCTAGATACAAGCCACCATTCCACCAATCTCCACTTAAAGAATCGTGTTCCTTTTGGTTCAAGCTCGATTGAATATTTTCAATCCGCTTTTCAAGCAATTTTTTTTGCTCCGACAAAAATTTTTCTCGACGTTCGAGCAATTCTCCCAATTCCTTATCTTTATCTATAAAGAAATTTCGCTCTTTTTCAGACAGTTCTGACATATAGCCTCCCTTTCGTTCTAAAAAATGGATAAAATCGTTTAAATAAGAAAGATATTTTGAATTACAATGATTCAAATAATCGTTTAAATTTTGTTTTAACTTTTCTAGAAATTCTCTATAATAAATCGTTTTAAAATTAGGATTTACATTTTCATATTCAGCCTTTTCACACAAAGCCAAAAGAATGCACACAGTATGTAAATTAAAAAGTTCACTTTCTTTTTTCGCACTATTATAATAATCGTCAAAGTCATTATTTGGAAACGCATCAATTTTATTCTCTACGCATACTTTTAAGCAATCTGCTGTTAAGAGCAAATCCATACGATTTCCCTTTTCAGTACATTTTTCTGTTTCAGCGCAAACGCTTTGAGTATACAAAATGTTTTTCTTATCAAGCACCTCTATTGCCGCAGAATACTTTTCTTGATAGACCTCAAGAAGAGTATCGAAGAAAAGAGTTCCAAACCCATGCGGATTTCTAGTATCGAAGAAAAAAGCAAACAATCTCGAACATATTTCTTCTAATCGTTTCCAGGGATACTCACAAAGTTCCAAGTAAGTCGGTTCATACACCGGTTTAGGTGGACACTTCTCCTTAAACTCGTCAAGAAGTTTATTAAATTCTGCCAGCTGTTTTTCGTCTTTTTCCATAAGTAAATCCTTTTGTCATTAAATATGATTGTAACAGACTATCAAGAATGTAGATTCAGCGCACGACAATTAATGTCGTACGAGAAAAGAGAAAAAATTCAATTTCTATTTTTCAAGAATCCAATTTTCACGCAAAAAATTAAGGAAAACAAGACTATTCTTTTGACCATACATTTTGCCACGACGTAGTGGTCCATTCCATTCACTACTTCTTGATGGATGATTAAACGGTAAATAATTTATACCTTTTCTTTCTGTATAATCCCACAAATTTTCCCCCATATATGTTTTATAATCTTCCTCTGCAGAATCAAAAGCAAGAACACCAAAAAATGCAACTAAATCCGGCGATAGAATTTCAAGAACATTATGAAAATTCAATACAGCTAGTTCACAATCTTTTTCCTCGCATATATCACGAAAAGAGGTACTTTCGTCCGCCGGTCGCAAAAAATAATTATACGCCGCAATTTCATCAAATCCTGAAGGGAAAAAATTTCTCAAAGCCGCTTCAATTGGAGCCTTAAATTTACCATAACCCCTTTCTGAAGAATGTCTTGTATTACAGCATTCACATTCGTCATCTGTAATACCTTCCACTCCAGCATACCACCCTTCAATATTACGATGAATTGTTGAATTTTGGTGTAAATAATGGCTCTCTCCCACAAGCAAAAGTTTCTTATGCTCAGGCGATTCATAGTTACACCCCACAAATGGCACCATATATGGGTGCGTTTTATAGAAAGGAATAGATTGAAATTTTGCATCATAAGTAGTGACAAACATACATCCCCCCTCTGATTGTTAAAGAGATAACCACCGTATAATCTTTAAATATACGCTATTTTTCTAAAATTTCGTTTTTTTCAGCTCGTTCCTCTAAAAAATTTTCTGACTATCAAAAATGTAGATTCAGCGCACGACAATTAATGTCGTTGATACGAGCATAAAGGAGATTCCCGCTCAGAGGCGGGAATGACAATTCATCTACTTGATTCGATCGCTGCAGAATTCTTGACGACCGCATTTTTCGCAGTAGGCGCCCATCCAAAGCGTGTCAAATTGTTCTATAGCGGGTTCGACGATTTGCGGGTCATTCGTGAGGATTCCCGCTTCGAAGTTGCGACGGAGCGAGCTTTTCATGCCAATGCCAGCGCCTGTCAAGTTTGCAGAGCCGATGTAGGCGGTTTCTAGATCGAAAATCATCATCTTGAAATGGACTCTCGGACACATGACGCGTTCGAGGTCGGTCGCGAGAATCTTATAGCGGTCGAAATCTTCGCGGAAGTTCGGGCCGGGTTCCTTCGCGTGAATCAGTCGCACACCCACGCCGCGCTTGAGGAGTCCTGCAAGTTGTCCGAGCAGCGGAATCGATTCGCCGTTTTGCTTCACGTAAACGTCCTTGATGTCAGCGGTGCCGATCCAGAGCGTTTCACGGACTGTCGCGATACAGGAAATCACTTCGGAATAGTGTTCTTCATTTTGGATGTACTTGGTGAACGTGGACATGGAAAGAAATATAGTATTGTCGCACGACAATAGATGTCGCGTGATTTATATATATTAAAAAAAGGAGATTCCCGCTCGGAGGCGGGAATGACATGCAAAAACGAGATGGCGATGCCGGAACCCCGGAACATGTCCGGGGCAAGCTCCAGTCCGGCATGACAAGGACGGAGGTCTTATGGAAAATCTTGGACGCGGTGAACGCATGGTGCGAATTTTTGTGTACCTGATGGCACACTATAACAATCATTATAGCGTTACGGACATCATGCAGCATTTGGATATTCCCGCAAGTGAATTGCGAAGCGTGCAGCGCGACATGCAGGCACTCATCAATATTCCTGGAGACTACATCGAACGTTATACAGAATTCGGAAAGGTTTACTACCAAGCAAATGTTCCTAAGGCAGACAAGCTTGTTTTTCCCGAGTTCAGCGATACGTTATTACATTTGGTTTTCTTGAAGCGTGTTGCAAACATTTATCCGGCATCGGCTTCGCTTGTCAACAACTTGACAACACAGATTAGCGGGAGTCTCCCCAAAAAATCGCAGGACACTCTTTCGCAACTTTCATCAGCATTGAACAACCGCATTCTCTTTATGGGTTCTGCGCCTGGGTTTGACGAAGCGTCAGCAAAAAATTTATATACATTCCTGCGAGCCATTTGCGAGCATAGAAAAGTTCAAGTACGCTACACAGATAACTGGGGAAATTTCACAGACAAAGTTCGTATTCCGCTAATGATTGTGATGCATCAAGGGGACATCTATGTCGGTTGCACATCGCAGAGCCACGCAGGTGCAACTTACACGTTAAAACTTTGCCGAGTTGAATCCGTAAAACTCACGCAAGAACAGTTCA
Encoded proteins:
- a CDS encoding phospholipase D-like domain-containing protein, which translates into the protein MSTFTKYIQNEEHYSEVISCIATVRETLWIGTADIKDVYVKQNGESIPLLGQLAGLLKRGVGVRLIHAKEPGPNFREDFDRYKILATDLERVMCPRVHFKMMIFDLETAYIGSANLTGAGIGMKSSLRRNFEAGILTNDPQIVEPAIEQFDTLWMGAYCEKCGRQEFCSDRIK
- a CDS encoding YafY family protein, with product MENLGRGERMVRIFVYLMAHYNNHYSVTDIMQHLDIPASELRSVQRDMQALINIPGDYIERYTEFGKVYYQANVPKADKLVFPEFSDTLLHLVFLKRVANIYPASASLVNNLTTQISGSLPKKSQDTLSQLSSALNNRILFMGSAPGFDEASAKNLYTFLRAICEHRKVQVRYTDNWGNFTDKVRIPLMIVMHQGDIYVGCTSQSHAGATYTLKLCRVESVKLTQEQFIEDAKVLEALRARIRAGALLLGEQSPKSEEVVILFEKQILNTLKEHPYHQSMHIEERKNDLRVTMKVEVNDLLKQWVMYYGNIATVKQPEELKRMIRETAKKLVEKYEK
- a CDS encoding PD-(D/E)XK nuclease family protein, with the protein product MEKDEKQLAEFNKLLDEFKEKCPPKPVYEPTYLELCEYPWKRLEEICSRLFAFFFDTRNPHGFGTLFFDTLLEVYQEKYSAAIEVLDKKNILYTQSVCAETEKCTEKGNRMDLLLTADCLKVCVENKIDAFPNNDFDDYYNSAKKESELFNLHTVCILLALCEKAEYENVNPNFKTIYYREFLEKLKQNLNDYLNHCNSKYLSYLNDFIHFLERKGGYMSELSEKERNFFIDKDKELGELLERREKFLSEQKKLLEKRIENIQSSLNQKEHDSLSGDWWNGGLYLGGHFKKGDKQYELGIEAGFTSLVENRFNISVSIWKWDNQKNRINLYRPKLKDTFEILKDDKTSGKWYVVVKELDACDDGKIVSELCDVYKKVENIVNDAVNQT
- a CDS encoding AAA family ATPase produces the protein MQLHYENTIENYFKNKREMLGKEGVSEKSLSGQPTFMDLKIMEFWSRFMRYYPDGDCRVFCDKYMTDECVATFLDRVYESRECIELPTGITTEIEDKWYKAKDLLEEFHKSRRIIFARHFLDFVAHWGDGDAYTRQLLSQSIQECSANWLAGGCDESDVSMQRAFELKRLFHLSDEALDLVLYLWLRDHHNMFFKVEKISKMFDYFDPSERGSFRRISLIAGLDSTVLHNLCSKESALIKFQLVCMEESFRNSDLRIKRRELYLANEVSDFLYGFSDMSRIMDLKTAPKPCVDYAQISKTNPRASFVLQMLKTHQKGAPLNILFYGREGTGKTELAKALAQELNVPLLAVGMGDESMDKESLLQTRLRSMLLADWECERGGGVILMDEADLVLNQAEKGLLNIIFENLKTPVIWITNNIACIENSTRRRFDYSLEFFTFSNKERVAIWQSVLKAQQAESILCNDEIENIAKEIPVMAGSITLAVRQAQRMQAADFSPLNVVREIATSHAKLLGISMGSQEAKGNEYNMECVRISSGDVKNIDYVVPMLKNFDAQWRASKLNGRRENLNIFLYGPPGTGKSAYAKHIAHDILGRDLLVKRASDILGGIVGDTERNIREMFREAEQSDAILFVDEADSFFDNRSNVKNHWEVTLVNEFICQMDSFNGMLIAATNYENVLDWAIRRRFQLKLSFDYMDSKQVSKTWTSFFGDKCPREVLACDNVSISDFQNVRRKLVYVPADLRTRELIMQNMLEEIANKDDHQGRRLGL